The following coding sequences lie in one Candidatus Methylomirabilis sp. genomic window:
- a CDS encoding FAD-dependent oxidoreductase yields the protein MKSTKYLLIGGGLASGQAAKHLREQDPHGSITLVGEEPYVPYDRPPLSKEFLRGEKSREALFFDPEQYFRDRGIDLILGERVQGLEPSTKTARLASGQAIAFEKALLATGGRPVRLKLPGGDLPGVHYLRTLDDSAAIAAEAGPGKRAIIIGAGFIGMEVAASLTQLGVQVTVIEAQPHIWARFADATLAGFFQDSCAQRGVTFHTSDTVAEIRGQGRPSSVLTRSGKELPCDFVCIGVGIVPNVELAQQAGLKMDNGIMVNEFLQSSHPDIYAAGDVANYLDPVMGKRRRVEHWGHAEYCGQLAGQNMAGAGIPYDLLTYVWSDIFDLHLEFAGDESEHDQVLLRGRFQEKSFTVLYLKERVLTAYFAVNTSSKEFPVLQRLIRLKKNLIGKEAQLQDPTFAIKALL from the coding sequence ATGAAATCCACCAAATACCTCCTCATCGGCGGCGGCCTGGCTTCCGGGCAGGCCGCCAAGCACCTCCGGGAGCAAGACCCCCACGGCTCCATCACGCTGGTGGGTGAGGAGCCCTACGTCCCGTACGACCGCCCGCCCCTCTCGAAGGAGTTTCTGCGCGGCGAGAAGTCCCGCGAGGCGCTCTTCTTCGACCCCGAACAGTACTTCCGCGACCGGGGCATCGATCTCATCCTGGGCGAACGGGTCCAGGGGCTAGAGCCGTCCACCAAGACCGCCCGTCTCGCGAGCGGCCAAGCCATCGCCTTCGAGAAGGCCCTTCTCGCCACCGGCGGGCGGCCCGTCCGCCTGAAGCTCCCGGGGGGCGACCTGCCGGGTGTCCACTACCTGCGGACCCTCGACGACTCCGCCGCCATCGCGGCCGAGGCGGGGCCGGGCAAGCGAGCGATCATCATCGGTGCCGGGTTCATCGGGATGGAGGTAGCCGCCTCCCTGACCCAGCTGGGCGTCCAGGTGACCGTCATCGAGGCCCAACCCCATATCTGGGCTCGGTTCGCGGACGCCACGCTGGCGGGGTTCTTCCAGGACTCCTGCGCGCAGCGGGGGGTCACCTTCCACACGAGCGACACGGTCGCGGAGATTCGCGGGCAAGGCCGGCCCTCCTCCGTCCTCACCCGATCCGGGAAGGAGCTCCCCTGCGACTTCGTCTGCATCGGCGTCGGCATCGTCCCCAACGTCGAGCTCGCCCAGCAGGCGGGTCTGAAGATGGACAACGGCATCATGGTCAACGAGTTCCTCCAATCCTCCCACCCGGACATCTACGCCGCCGGGGACGTCGCCAACTACCTCGACCCGGTGATGGGCAAGCGGCGGCGCGTGGAGCACTGGGGACACGCCGAGTACTGCGGCCAGCTCGCGGGCCAGAACATGGCCGGGGCCGGCATCCCCTATGACCTCCTCACCTACGTCTGGTCGGACATCTTCGACCTCCACCTGGAGTTTGCCGGCGACGAGAGCGAGCACGACCAGGTCCTTCTGCGCGGCCGCTTCCAGGAGAAGTCCTTCACCGTCCTCTACCTCAAGGAGCGCGTCTTGACGGCCTACTTTGCGGTCAACACCAGCTCCAAGGAGTTCCCGGTCCTCCAGCGCCTCATTCGCCTCAAGAAGAATCTCATCGGCAAAGAGGCCCAACTCCAGGACCCCACGTTTGCCATCAAGGCGCTCCTCTGA
- a CDS encoding DUF6306 domain-containing protein, whose product MPDEEIVRRLNELLEAERAGVEAAAALRKSDAGGLTGADVKKFGEDEAWACAGLTRAILQYGGVPSDRTGDFGRNVAALRSEGERLSLMARGQAWVVKRLDALLGMPLDQETRAFLAEMREQHLENIEACNRRAEELEAPPGPPYHPLPLARLREAHDRLYFGRWRTPGATERDLQRTYAQLGRYLGLLAEEVQRSRAIEARRSLTKARRAYAKGDPQVHGSEAIRSLDNALSFAHSALNGLLSQTRVPPHNPADFESFYDVVGVPFRDVI is encoded by the coding sequence GTGCCCGACGAAGAGATCGTGCGGCGCCTGAACGAGTTGCTGGAGGCGGAGCGGGCGGGGGTCGAGGCCGCCGCGGCCCTGAGGAAGAGCGACGCCGGTGGCCTGACCGGGGCCGACGTGAAGAAGTTTGGTGAGGATGAAGCCTGGGCGTGTGCCGGCCTGACGCGAGCCATCCTGCAGTACGGGGGGGTGCCGTCGGATCGGACGGGCGACTTCGGCCGGAACGTGGCCGCGCTCCGGAGCGAGGGGGAGCGGTTGAGCCTCATGGCTCGCGGCCAGGCCTGGGTGGTGAAGCGCCTCGATGCGCTGCTGGGGATGCCGCTGGACCAGGAAACCCGGGCCTTCCTCGCGGAGATGCGGGAGCAGCATCTGGAGAACATCGAGGCGTGCAACCGGCGCGCGGAGGAGCTCGAGGCTCCCCCCGGCCCCCCGTACCATCCGTTGCCCCTGGCCCGCCTCCGGGAGGCGCATGATCGGTTGTACTTCGGTCGGTGGCGGACGCCCGGTGCGACGGAGCGGGATCTCCAGCGGACGTACGCCCAACTCGGGCGCTACCTCGGTCTCCTCGCCGAAGAGGTCCAACGCTCCAGGGCCATCGAGGCCCGGCGATCTCTCACCAAGGCGCGCAGGGCCTATGCGAAGGGCGATCCTCAGGTGCACGGATCCGAGGCGATCCGGAGCCTCGACAATGCCCTCTCCTTCGCCCACAGCGCACTCAACGGCCTGCTCAGTCAGACCCGGGTGCCGCCGCACAACCCTGCCGACTTCGAGTCGTTCTATGATGTGGTCGGAGTGCCGTTCCGGGACGTGATCTGA
- a CDS encoding NAD-dependent epimerase/dehydratase family protein: MKRTAALIGTGYLGRRLGVRLLAAGYAVRGLTRSPEHARDLVPLGIAPILADVTRSESLPPALEGATDVFHLLGAMRGEEAALRLLHVEGTGHVLAALPAGLSRYLYVSSTAVYGQTEGEWVDETAVCEPTSLMGRLRCEAEALILKAHRERGVPAVILRAGSIYRPASPVNAQIREGRYRVSADPAKWMNHIYIEDFLGGLLAAAERGRSGEVYNLVDDEPHPGGAYFTALAEAMAVPPPPMTFTPPEEGCGALVRESNKRCTNAKVKTQCAWSPAFPTYRDGIRHAAAQGFAEPPLR, from the coding sequence ATGAAGCGGACCGCGGCCCTGATCGGGACCGGGTACCTGGGGCGGCGCCTCGGGGTCCGTCTCCTGGCGGCGGGCTACGCGGTCCGGGGTCTGACCCGGTCGCCGGAGCACGCCCGCGACCTCGTCCCGCTCGGGATCGCGCCCATCCTGGCCGACGTGACGCGCTCCGAGAGTCTCCCCCCTGCGCTGGAAGGAGCGACGGACGTCTTCCACCTGCTCGGCGCCATGCGGGGGGAGGAGGCGGCGTTGCGCCTTCTGCACGTGGAGGGGACGGGCCACGTCCTGGCCGCCCTGCCCGCCGGGCTCTCCCGCTACCTCTACGTGAGCAGCACCGCCGTCTACGGCCAGACAGAGGGGGAGTGGGTGGACGAGACGGCGGTCTGCGAGCCGACGTCCCTCATGGGGCGCCTCCGCTGCGAGGCGGAGGCCCTGATCCTGAAGGCACACCGGGAGCGCGGTGTCCCGGCGGTGATCCTCCGGGCCGGCTCCATCTACCGCCCGGCCAGTCCCGTCAACGCCCAGATCCGCGAGGGGCGGTACCGAGTAAGCGCCGATCCGGCCAAGTGGATGAACCACATCTACATCGAGGATTTCCTGGGGGGCCTGCTCGCGGCGGCGGAGCGGGGCCGCAGCGGCGAGGTGTATAACCTGGTGGATGACGAGCCGCACCCAGGCGGTGCCTACTTCACGGCCCTGGCCGAGGCGATGGCCGTCCCGCCGCCCCCGATGACCTTCACGCCCCCCGAAGAGGGCTGCGGAGCCCTCGTGCGGGAGAGCAACAAACGCTGCACGAACGCCAAGGTCAAGACCCAGTGCGCCTGGAGCCCCGCCTTCCCCACCTACCGCGATGGCATCCGCCACGCCGCCGCCCAGGGGTTCGCCGAGCCGCCCCTCCGCTGA